TTTGACAAGGCCACACCTTTGACCCTATCATACAGCTGCCATTTGCGCGGCATCTCCAATATCAGATCTGACATTTTTTGACACTGAGGATTCAGCAACCTCCCAATGAGACTCATGGAGTTCCTCTCTGTTGAGTAGTACTCCGGTCTGTCTGGTAGAACATATGGTTCATCATTTTCCTCCAGAGACATCTCCAGTAAAGCCTTATCCAGAGCTCCAGACATTTTCGAAATTGCAAACTTTGACCTTGAAATAACCTTCTTCGAACACTGCTTTACCACACTTTTCTTCGTCTTCGCACTCTCAGAAATCGTCTCTGAATTTGGCAAAGATAAGAAATTTTAGACTTTTCGATGAAGAACCCTAACTTGAACGACTCAGAATTGAGATACGGAGATATTTTTCGGAAAAGAACGGATACGATTCAAAGGGAAACAGTTCCCAGACAAAAGCCCGCACCTCGGGATTCTAAACGAGAGagttttttcaatatttttcgCTTTCTTAGAAcatagaaaaaagaaaaaatttgtgTACGTCGTCCCTTTTATAGTTCcgtgttttatataataaacgCACATCAAACGCTTACATCAGTATTAGGGGTGAAAACGTAAAATCCTATTTGcttatctatttatttacttataaacccctaatttatataattaattacattggCACCCCTAAGCTTCAAAACAAGTCATGAATCCCCCCTGGGGCTTTTGTCCGGAGCTGCGGGAGGTTTATAAGCAAAatccttcttctccttcttcgtcTTCATCTTCAATCTGTCATTTGAAAGACGAGCATGGTGGTCTCAAAAGCTAACAAACTAAGCTCAGTCTTCATTTCCCGAATCAAAAACTCCGCCCAATCTTCAATTCCATCCGCAGCCACCGTCAAGAACGGAGACATCCCCGGAACTTCTCAAGCCGTCAAAGACCTCATCAGGTCCAAAATCTCTTCCTCTGGAACCGGTAAAGGTTACGTTTTTCCTAATCCATACCCATCTTAATCTCCAACCCTTGTCTAATCTTCCAAcatcttttcttttgtgtaGAAGCGCCATTATCCGACCAAATCTCGAGTTTATTACATGGTACGTGTTAcctcttttgtctttttatcaTCACTCTTTTGGATCAACGAGCTTAAAATTCAATTCACATTTTCAGTAAGCTCTTTGGAGAAGACGGAGGATAACATATTGAAGATACCAAGTTTCAACGCAAAGATCCCTATCGACATCTCCTTAAGATCCAAAGAGCTCTCTCGCGAAAGGAAAGAGAGACGCGTTTACAAGAAGAACGCTCTCTCACGCCGTTTCGCAAAGATATTCAGAGACTCTGCTCATAAGCTAGGCACCGATGCCACCTTCGGCGCTTTCGACAGGGTGGCCAAAGAGATGAGTGTGACTGAGTACAATGCCATGGTTGGAGTCTACTTTGAGCTCGCTGAGAAGAGCCATGATTTGGAGTATGCTCTTGACCACATCGGCAAGGCTTTTGAGATTTTGAAAACCATGAGGGACCGTGGTTTCCAGATTGAAGAGAGTGTTTACGGTCCTGTTCTTGAGTACTTGATTGATATGGATATGGTTGATGAGTTTCGTAGTTTTAGAGATGTTATTAGCGAGACGAGTCCTGGTTTGGTTGAGAGGCTTGGATACTATGAAATGCTTCTTTGGATCCAGCTTGGGGACGGAGAGAAAGTTGAGGAGCTTTGTGGCGCTATTGATGGTAATGGACACTGTTTAACATTACTACAAGGTAAGAAAACAGACgcttgtgttttgtttttgctcTCTTTCTCCGAAAGTTTTAACTTTATTTTGATCTTTGAAAACCAGAAAATTATTTGCTTGCACTGTGTAAGAAAGAGCAAAAGGACCATCTTCAGAGGCTCTTTGAGATCATAGACATAACAAAAGTTCGTTCGTTGGACCTATTGGAAAATATATTTGGATACCTTGGCAAGTTTTCATTGGACTCTCTTGCGAAGAAGTTCCTATGGGAACTAAGAGAAAATGGTAAGGGAGCGTGTGTTTATGTCTCTAGCAAATCATTGTGTAATATGTTTTTCAGTAACATTTGCAGATGAAGGAGTGAAGAACGTTTCAGATCTCATCTCTATCTATTCTACATGCACCCCAAATCTGACGGTAAAGGGGACTTATCATGCATATTACTGGGAGATCAGTGTTTTAAAGCCTTTGTTTAGTTAACCAATGCCATCTAATTTTCTACAATTAAAGGTTGAGGATACCATCTTGAAGTTCAATAAGATGCATGAAGAACTCGATGTTATGCCTTCTTCTACATCGTATGAAAAGCTTGTTAAGTATAGCTGTGATTCGAATGAGGTATACTTTATGCTTAccgcctttttttttttctggtactCTCCCTAATGGTTATTCCTTCCGTGCCATAGGTGGTCACTGCGCTTGATGTAGTTGAAAAAATGGGTGAAGCAGGTGTGACAATAACCGCAGATATTCTACATTCATTGCTGCATGCCATTGATGAAGTTCTTGAGTTTAACTTGGTACGCACTCTCATTTGGCTTGAATCTATATACGGCAAGCTGCTAAGAGAGAATAGGTTAGCTAAAACGGCGGTTCATTGATTGCTATTGAGACTTTAGAGATCACCATAATCATCTTCCTCATACTTTAACTATATCAGGTGCGAAGAATCCATTCAATTATGTGCACAAAGAGTGTGAAACCAAGTAGTGAGAACTTCCGGAGCATGATACGTCTGTGCACTAGAATCAGAGATGTAACTTTCTTTCTACTTATTTCATCGTTGAGTATATCCTCAAACCTTATATTACAAATGTGGAGATGGTTGTGTTGTCTCTTAGAGTTTCTGCTTTGTTTATCTCTAAACGTAAGTTTTGATCTAAATCTGATGGTGTTATGTGCAGTTTGAAGGTGCGTATAATATGCTTGGGAATTTGAAGAACTTCAATCTGGAACCAAACTCTAGCATGTTCAATTGTATATTAGCTGGATATTTCCGTGAGGTAAACATTCTGACCTGTTTTGTGAGCTCCTAATGTCTCTTAAAACGTTCTCAGCTTATGTTTTCTGTATGCTTTTGAAGAAAAATGTGTGCAGCGCGTTAATGGTCGTAAAGCAAATGAAAGAAGCTGGCGTTAAACCTGATTCCATAACTTATGGCTATCTAATAAACAACTGTAATCGGGAAGACACTATTACTAAGGTAAGTTTCAGATCTCTCGTCTTATGGATTTGTGTAAACGCCATTACTAAGCTTTATTCTCTTTATCTCTATGCTGTGAAtgagatttttatatatatgtgtggtTTATTAGTACTACAATGAGATGAAGCAAGCAGGAGTTCAAGCTACTAAGCGAATATACATGTCCCTAATAGATGCATATGCAGCATCTGGCCAGTTTGAAAACGCAAAACAGGTAAACACACAAGTACTCATTGTGTCTGTAAAATCTTGAACGCAGAGTTTCTTTTAGCAATTAGAGTAAGAGCTCAAATTTTATTATACCTTAGGTGCTCTTGGACCCGGATGTTCCGGCTAGATACCAGAATGAGCTGAAAAGTGAGCTTATATCAGCTCTTGCATCACATGGAAAAAGGGCAGATGCATTGATTCTATATGAAGAAATGAAGGAAACCAAATGTCAAGTAGACCCAAAATCGATTATATCTCTTATTGTAAGTATTACACTTTCATATATTTAATATCATATATTGACTGATTGATATTCAGTGCTATGATCATCATCTCTGTAGGAATACTGTGATTCAAATGGAGATTTGAATACGTTGGTTCAACTGGCTGATGACCTGCAAGATGATCATAGTTGGATAGATGGTTTCTTCAGAATGATCTTGTTCGCTGTCCGCAATAGAAAGTCGAGGTACAGTATAATTAGTTACTACTGTTTACAACATTGCTAAATGTCTGATTCttgatttgttttctctttgtgtTTGTTATAGCAATGTTCTTGATTTGCTGAAGCGGAACGAGGTTAG
This genomic stretch from Brassica napus cultivar Da-Ae chromosome C9, Da-Ae, whole genome shotgun sequence harbors:
- the LOC106416180 gene encoding pentatricopeptide repeat-containing protein At4g04790, mitochondrial isoform X2, whose product is MVVSKANKLSSVFISRIKNSAQSSIPSAATVKNGDIPGTSQAVKDLIRSKISSSGTEAPLSDQISSLLHVSSLEKTEDNILKIPSFNAKIPIDISLRSKELSRERKERRVYKKNALSRRFAKIFRDSAHKLGTDATFGAFDRVAKEMSVTEYNAMVGVYFELAEKSHDLEYALDHIGKAFEILKTMRDRGFQIEESVYGPVLEYLIDMDMVDEFRSFRDVISETSPGLVERLGYYEMLLWIQLGDGEKVEELCGAIDGNGHCLTLLQENYLLALCKKEQKDHLQRLFEIIDITKVRSLDLLENIFGYLGKFSLDSLAKKFLWELRENDEGVKNVSDLISIYSTCTPNLTVEDTILKFNKMHEELDVMPSSTSYEKLVKYSCDSNEVVTALDVVEKMGEAGVTITADILHSLLHAIDEVLEFNLVRRIHSIMCTKSVKPSSENFRSMIRLCTRIRDFEGAYNMLGNLKNFNLEPNSSMFNCILAGYFREKNVCSALMVVKQMKEAGVKPDSITYGYLINNCNREDTITKYYNEMKQAGVQATKRIYMSLIDAYAASGQFENAKQVLLDPDVPARYQNELKSELISALASHGKRADALILYEEMKETKCQVDPKSIISLIEYCDSNGDLNTLVQLADDLQDDHSWIDGFFRMILFAVRNRKSSNVLDLLKRNEVRLSKKDIHVEYHFDEVFWAIAETEPTEVKLGMDLLRYIKEELGFVPSRKCLDFLLHACVNAKDMKNGLLVWKEYQSAALPCNVLSFLRMYQVLLAAGDLEGAKTLVTKISKDDKDVQHVIEESQIVYSQTPEKKKPKKKRIVFPTK
- the LOC106416180 gene encoding pentatricopeptide repeat-containing protein At4g04790, mitochondrial isoform X1 yields the protein MVVSKANKLSSVFISRIKNSAQSSIPSAATVKNGDIPGTSQAVKDLIRSKISSSGTEAPLSDQISSLLHVSSLEKTEDNILKIPSFNAKIPIDISLRSKELSRERKERRVYKKNALSRRFAKIFRDSAHKLGTDATFGAFDRVAKEMSVTEYNAMVGVYFELAEKSHDLEYALDHIGKAFEILKTMRDRGFQIEESVYGPVLEYLIDMDMVDEFRSFRDVISETSPGLVERLGYYEMLLWIQLGDGEKVEELCGAIDGNGHCLTLLQENYLLALCKKEQKDHLQRLFEIIDITKVRSLDLLENIFGYLGKFSLDSLAKKFLWELRENVTFADEGVKNVSDLISIYSTCTPNLTVEDTILKFNKMHEELDVMPSSTSYEKLVKYSCDSNEVVTALDVVEKMGEAGVTITADILHSLLHAIDEVLEFNLVRRIHSIMCTKSVKPSSENFRSMIRLCTRIRDFEGAYNMLGNLKNFNLEPNSSMFNCILAGYFREKNVCSALMVVKQMKEAGVKPDSITYGYLINNCNREDTITKYYNEMKQAGVQATKRIYMSLIDAYAASGQFENAKQVLLDPDVPARYQNELKSELISALASHGKRADALILYEEMKETKCQVDPKSIISLIEYCDSNGDLNTLVQLADDLQDDHSWIDGFFRMILFAVRNRKSSNVLDLLKRNEVRLSKKDIHVEYHFDEVFWAIAETEPTEVKLGMDLLRYIKEELGFVPSRKCLDFLLHACVNAKDMKNGLLVWKEYQSAALPCNVLSFLRMYQVLLAAGDLEGAKTLVTKISKDDKDVQHVIEESQIVYSQTPEKKKPKKKRIVFPTK